Part of the Streptomyces sp. NBC_01460 genome, CTGGTCGCGCTGGCCCGTGAGCGGCACGCCCCGGTCGCCATCGACATCCGGCGGGGAGGGCAGCAGCTGTTCCACGCCGCCCTGCCGGGTTCGAGCGCGGACAACGACGCGTGGATCGACCGCAAGCGGCGGGTGGTGGAGCGGTACGGGGAGAGCTCCTACCTGGTCGGGACGCGGTTCCGGGCGAAGGGGACGACGTTCGAGGAGTCCTCGCGCCTGGACCCGGACACGTATGCCGCGCACGGCGGCTCGTTCCCGGTCGCCGTCGAGGGCGCGGGAGTGATCGGTTCGGTCACGGTCTCGGGTCTGCCGCAGGCCGAGGACCACGCGCTGGTGGTGGAGGCCCTGGAGCAGTTCACGGCCCTCCCCCGGAGCTGAGGACGGCCCGCCGACGACGACGGAGCGGCCGCCGGGAGTGCACTCCCGGCGGCCGCTCCGTCGTGTCCTGTTCGCCTATGCGTCCTTGAGCTCCTGGCGCTGGCGTCCCAGCCCCTCGACCTCGAGCTCCACCACGTCACCGGCGCGGAGGTAGGGCTTCGGCTCGGGCCGGCCCATGGCCACGCCCGCCGGGGTGCCCGTGTTGATGACGTCGCCCGGGTAGAGCGTCATGAAGTGGCTCAGGTAGCGCACGACCTCGCCGACCGGGAAGATCTGCTCGGCCGTCGTGCCGTCCTGCTTGAGCTCCCCGTTGACCCAGAGCTTCAGCGGGAGCGCCTGCGGGTCGGGGATCTCGTCCGCGGTGACGAGCCAGGGTCCGAGCGGGTTGAACGTCTCGCAGTTCTTGCCCTTGTCCCAGGTGCCGCCGCGCTCGATCTGGAACTCCCGCTCGGAGACGTCGTGCGAGGTCGCGTAGCCGGCGACGTGCCCGAGCGCCTCCTCTGCGGAGTCCAGGTAGCGGGCGGTGCGGCCGATCACGACGGCGAGCTCGACCTCCCAGTCGGTCTTCCGGCTGCGGCGCGGCACGAGGACGGTGTCCTCGGGGCCGACGACGGTGTCGGGCGCCTTGAAGAACAGGATCGGCTCGTCCGGGATCGCCG contains:
- a CDS encoding heme-degrading domain-containing protein, with protein sequence MSPSAPTISELIAQERRLTLPRFGYDDAYALGGLLVALARERHAPVAIDIRRGGQQLFHAALPGSSADNDAWIDRKRRVVERYGESSYLVGTRFRAKGTTFEESSRLDPDTYAAHGGSFPVAVEGAGVIGSVTVSGLPQAEDHALVVEALEQFTALPRS
- a CDS encoding fumarylacetoacetate hydrolase family protein, which encodes MKLLRVGTAGSERPALLDRNGTLRDLSGLVTDIDGELLADASALARVREAAQTPDVLPPIEADGLRVGPPLGRIGKIVCIGLNYHDHAAETGAAIPDEPILFFKAPDTVVGPEDTVLVPRRSRKTDWEVELAVVIGRTARYLDSAEEALGHVAGYATSHDVSEREFQIERGGTWDKGKNCETFNPLGPWLVTADEIPDPQALPLKLWVNGELKQDGTTAEQIFPVGEVVRYLSHFMTLYPGDVINTGTPAGVAMGRPEPKPYLRAGDVVELEVEGLGRQRQELKDA